From the Rhinatrema bivittatum chromosome 3, aRhiBiv1.1, whole genome shotgun sequence genome, one window contains:
- the LOC115087653 gene encoding uncharacterized protein LOC115087653, which translates to MERDTNGPTVRPTAGRPNRAGGETARSRILGLKEDYTGRKRKNGCAWIVGHSYIHRAQQRSLKRPYREDLELERLGWKLAWLSRRGMQWDELLPFLADRIEMWGIPDNLLIHLGGNDVGHKTCRALLTCIKKDLAQIMIRWPRVKIRWSDIIVCLKNREDAIWCAGVKKLNQQLGNGWVGKEVFGSGINGPGGLRKVYLAGMEYISLR; encoded by the exons ATGGAGAGAGACACCAACGGGCCAACAGTCAGACCGACGGCAGGGCGTCCAAACAGAGCGGGAGGAGAAACAGCCAGGAGCCGGATCCTCGGATtgaaagaag ACTATACGGGGCGGAAGCGCAAGAACggatgtgcctggatcgtgggtcaTTCGTATATCCACAGAGCCCAGCAAAGATCCTTAAAGCGGCCGTACAGGGAGGATTTGGAGCTGGAGCGATTGGGGTGGAAGTTAGCCTGGTTAAGCCGTCGGGGCATGCAATGGGACGAACTGCTGCCATTTCTCGCCGACAGGATTGAAATGTGGGGCATTCCGGACAATTTGCTGATTCATCTAGGGGGCAATGATGTGGGACACAAAACGTGTAGAGCATTGTTGACATGCATCAAGAAGGATTTGGCGCAAATCATGATCCGGTGGCCCAGGGTGAAGATAAGGTGGTCGGACATTATTGTCTGCCTAAAGAATAGGGAAGACGCCATTTGGTGCGCGGGTGTCAAAAAATTAAATCAACAGCTGGGGAATGGATGGGTTGGGAAGGAGGTTTTTGGATCAGGCATCAATGGGCCTGGGGGGTTGAGGAAGGTCTATTTAGCGGGGATGGAGTACATCTCTCTGAGATAG